Genomic window (Arcobacter aquimarinus):
TTGGAGTTTTAAGAGCATCACTTAAAGCTTTTGCAATCTCAACTGCTCCATAAGAGTCATTACATTGTCCTAAGTCTAAATATCTTGGAATTCCAGTTCCTTCAATCTCTCCAAAATCAATATCGTTAAATCTGAATTTTCCACAAGATGAAGTCAAAATCACTGTATCTTTTGGTAAGTTTTGAGTTAACTCTCTATAATATTCTCCTGGTTTCCCTGGAGCATCACAACCTGCAACTACAAAAAATTGTTTGATTTTCCCTTCTTCTATTGCTTTTAAAATTTGAGGTGCTAGTGTTAGAACAGTTTTATAGTTGTGACCAGTTACAAGTGTAGTATCTTCATTTAAATCAATTCCATTTGCAGGTTCACAAGCTAAAGTTCTTTCGATTAGTTCTGTAAAATCATAATTTTCAATTGGAGTTGAACCTTCAATACCAACAATTTTATGTGTAAATACTCTATCAATATAAGAACAATTTTTTTTAGGAGGAACAATACAATTTGTATTTACTACAAATGTTCCTGTAAATTTCTCCATTAGTTTTGCTTGGTCAAACCATGCTTTTCCAACGTTTCCTTTTAAGTGTTTGAATTTTCTTAGTTCTGGGTAACCATGAGCTGGTAACATTTCAGAGTGTGTATACACATTTATACCTTTATCTTCTGTAGCAATTAATAGTTTTTCAAAAAACTCTAAATCATGTCCAGAAACTAAAATAGCTTTTCCTTCAACTTTATTTTGAGGAACTCTAACTGGTGTTGGAATACCAAATCTATTTGTATGTGCTTCACCTAATAGGTTCATCACTTTAACCCCTGCACTTCCAACTTTCATTAATTGATTTATATGGTCATTAAAATTAAAGTTTACATTTGTAAGAGTAAAGTATAAAGTTTCACTCATAACATCATCTATCTCTTTTGTAAGTTCTGGCTTAAAAGTGTTTAGATGTTCTCTGTATGCACTAAGACCTTTTAAACCAAAAATCATAATATCTTGAAGACGCGAAAGATTTTCATCTTTTCCACAAGTTCCAACTGTTGCTCCAGTACTTCCACAACCACCTTTTTGACTCATTTCACATTGATAACAAAACATACTCATATTTATAATCCTTAAAAATTTTATTGGGATTATATGAAGTTAGAATTTTTGATGCATTGATACAAATCAATAATAAAAAGTGATATATTATATAAACACAAGTAATAAAAATATACAATACGCCCTTAATTTTAAAAGGAAATAGTTATGTCAAAAGAAAGAATAAAAGATTTTATAGATAAACAATTAGAAAATTTAGATAATTTTTCATATAAATTAGAGGAAGATGAAAATCATATTTATGCAATTTTTTCAGAAATTTTGAGTAAATATACAAATAAGGAGTTAACTTTTAAACTTCTTGATGATGTTTTATATTTACACTCTATTACTTATGGTTGGAAACCAGTTGAAAAAGGTGTTGCAAATAAGTATTTTTGGTTAGAGATTTTAAATAAGGCTTAACAAGCCTTATTTTTTGGTGGTAAGTTATTTATATATTCTTCTATAGAAATAGCTACTCTTTTAGAAAATGCTACTGCTTCAACTACAGTTCTAGCACCAGTTACCACATCTCCTGAAGCAAAAACTCCATCTCTTGTAGTAACTCCATTTTCATCACTTTGTAATAAACCATTTTCTCCAAGGCTAAGACCACTATTATGTCTTACTATTAAATCTCTTGCTGTTTGACTAATAGCTATTAGAATTGTATCAGCCTTTTCAAATCCTTCAGAAGTGTCATCTTCTTTTGTATTTTCATATTTTATTCCATTTTCAGTAAATTCTATAGGAGATTTATAAAGATTAAATTTTACACCATCAATTTTTGCGTGT
Coding sequences:
- the hcp gene encoding hydroxylamine reductase, translating into MSMFCYQCEMSQKGGCGSTGATVGTCGKDENLSRLQDIMIFGLKGLSAYREHLNTFKPELTKEIDDVMSETLYFTLTNVNFNFNDHINQLMKVGSAGVKVMNLLGEAHTNRFGIPTPVRVPQNKVEGKAILVSGHDLEFFEKLLIATEDKGINVYTHSEMLPAHGYPELRKFKHLKGNVGKAWFDQAKLMEKFTGTFVVNTNCIVPPKKNCSYIDRVFTHKIVGIEGSTPIENYDFTELIERTLACEPANGIDLNEDTTLVTGHNYKTVLTLAPQILKAIEEGKIKQFFVVAGCDAPGKPGEYYRELTQNLPKDTVILTSSCGKFRFNDIDFGEIEGTGIPRYLDLGQCNDSYGAVEIAKALSDALKTPINDLPVSIVLSWMEQKAVIILLALFSLGVKNIYLGPKPPQFVNEDIFNFLAQNFNLTLTTNAKDDLKKLLIA